The sequence GGGGAACAGCGCTCAAATTCAGTATTGGCAGATATTAAATCATTAATTAAGATAGGTATTATTAATTCCAATTTGATTACTGTGTTTGCCGGTTTTTGGCTCGCATTATATTTTAGTGGACTTTCATTCATGGATCACATTGGGACATTCATTATAACCATGCTTGGAAGTGCACTTGTCATTGCTGGTGGATGTATAATTAACAATTGGTTTGATGTCGATATTGATATTATTATGACCAGAACAAAAACTCGGCCAACGGTAACCGGTACAATTTCTTTGCAGACCGTACTCATTTTAGGCATGCTTACTTCAGCGTTTGGGTTTGGTTTCTTGCTATTTACAACTATACAGGCAACATTATTTGCATTTATAGGTTGGTTTGTATACGTTGTTCTCTATACGATGTGGTCAAAACGAAAAACTACGTTAAATACAGCAATTGGAAGTTTGTCGGGAGCAGTTCCACCTTTAATTGGTTGGGCGGCAATAGATCCGAATTTTCACATTGTTCCATTTGTTTTGTTTTTAATTATGTTTATTTGGCAAACACCACACTTTCTAGCACTAGCTATGCGAAAATCCAAAGAATATAAAGCAGCAGGTATACCAATGTTGCCAGCAGTACATGGCTTTGCAATTACAAAACGGCAAATTGTTGTTTACATTGCTTGTTTACTACCACTGCCGTTTTATTTAGCTTCCTTAGGAACGGTATTTTTAATTGTAGCTACCGTATTAAATATCGTTTGGCTCGTAATCGGTATCAGTGGATTTTATGCTAAAAACGATATTAAATGGGCTAATATCATGTTTGTTTATTCTTTAAACTATTTAACGATCTTCTTTTTGATGATGGTTATAGTAACTTGGAGTTCTCCATTTAGTTAATATTGTCCTTAATGAATTTAAAATATAAGGAGCATCAAGAAAAGAAAGAGAGGTATAGGTAATGAAAGGTTGGATGGGAAAAATTAAAACGTTATCCCTGTTAAGTTTCCTTGCAGTCGTTTTAACTGGTTGTGGTAAGGAAAATTTAACAGCTCTAGTACCAAAGGGGTATGGTGCAGAGACTTCCATGGATTTAATTATTCTATCGACAGCAATTATGACATTTGTCTTTGTAGTTGTCTTTGTTGTTTATTTGATTGCGATTATTCGCTTTCGTAAAAAGAAGGGGCAGGAGGATTATATCCCTAACCAAGTAGAAGGGAGTAAAAAGCTTGAAACAATTTGGACAATAATACCAATTATCTTAGTGCTAATTCTAGCAGTACCGACCGTTGCAGCAACTTTTGATTTAGCTGATGAATCAGGTAAAAAAGATGGTATTAATATTGATGTTACTGGAAACCAATATTGGTGGCATTTCAGCTATCCAAATGAAGAAATTCAAACAAGCCAAGATTTATATATCCCTACTGGGGAAAAAGTATTCTTAAATATGAAATCAACTGATGTGATTCATTCTTTTTGGGTACCAAGTATATCAGGTAAAATGGACGTAAATCCTGAAAATGAAAATACGATGTATATTGAAGCCTATGAAGAAGGGGTTTATTGGGGCAAATGTGCTGAGCTTTGTGGTCCTTCCCATTCTTTAATGGACTTTAAAATAATAGCAGTTAGTCCGGAAGAATATGAAAAATGGGTTGAAGATATGCAAAGCGTAGATCCGAAAGCAGAACCGCAAAATGCAGTTGCTCAAGATGGAAAAGCAGCGTTTGAGGAAAATAACTGTATGGCGTGTCATGCAATTGGATCATCGCCGGCAGCAGTGGGGCCAAACTTAACAAACTTTGGTGACCGGTCAAGAATTGCTGGATTCCTTGAACCGACCAAGGAAAATCTGGTGAAATGGCTACAGGATCCGGAGTCAATTAAACCGGCTAACAAAATGACAGGTAATTACCCTAAACTGTCTGAAGAAGAAGCGGATAGCATAGCAGAATATCTACTGCAGTTGAAGCCTTCTGAGATAACACCAGAGAGTGCAGGGGAGTAAAAACAAAGGATGGAACTTAAAAGGGAGGTTTATGATTTGAGTACTGCTACTGCTCAAAAAAGAGGTTTTGGTGCAGTCCTCTGGGATTATTTAACTACTGTTGACCATAAGAAAATAGCACATTTATATATTATTGGTGGGGGCTTTTTCTTTATCCTTGCAGGACTGGAAGCGTTATTAATTCGTATTCAATTGATAAAGCCTGAGAATGACTTTTTAAGTGCAGGTTTATATAATGAGATGATTACTATGCATGGAACAACAATGCTTTTCCTTGCAGCTATGCCGTTGTTATTTGGGCTAATGAACGCCATTATGCCATTACAAATAGGTGCGAGAGATGTTGCATTTCCATTTCTAAATTCACTTGGATTTTGGTTGTTTATGCTTGGAGGTTTATTATTAAACTTTAGTTGGGTAATGGGAGAT is a genomic window of Virgibacillus proomii containing:
- the cyoE gene encoding heme o synthase gives rise to the protein MGKVETTAAHVVGNATVSGEQRSNSVLADIKSLIKIGIINSNLITVFAGFWLALYFSGLSFMDHIGTFIITMLGSALVIAGGCIINNWFDVDIDIIMTRTKTRPTVTGTISLQTVLILGMLTSAFGFGFLLFTTIQATLFAFIGWFVYVVLYTMWSKRKTTLNTAIGSLSGAVPPLIGWAAIDPNFHIVPFVLFLIMFIWQTPHFLALAMRKSKEYKAAGIPMLPAVHGFAITKRQIVVYIACLLPLPFYLASLGTVFLIVATVLNIVWLVIGISGFYAKNDIKWANIMFVYSLNYLTIFFLMMVIVTWSSPFS
- the coxB gene encoding cytochrome c oxidase subunit II — protein: MKGWMGKIKTLSLLSFLAVVLTGCGKENLTALVPKGYGAETSMDLIILSTAIMTFVFVVVFVVYLIAIIRFRKKKGQEDYIPNQVEGSKKLETIWTIIPIILVLILAVPTVAATFDLADESGKKDGINIDVTGNQYWWHFSYPNEEIQTSQDLYIPTGEKVFLNMKSTDVIHSFWVPSISGKMDVNPENENTMYIEAYEEGVYWGKCAELCGPSHSLMDFKIIAVSPEEYEKWVEDMQSVDPKAEPQNAVAQDGKAAFEENNCMACHAIGSSPAAVGPNLTNFGDRSRIAGFLEPTKENLVKWLQDPESIKPANKMTGNYPKLSEEEADSIAEYLLQLKPSEITPESAGE